Within Pseudorca crassidens isolate mPseCra1 chromosome 8, mPseCra1.hap1, whole genome shotgun sequence, the genomic segment attaaaaaaaaaatccttacttcATACcataacaaaaattaactcaaaatggatcatatacCTAAATGTTAaaactaaaatgataaaactacTGGAAGAAAActataggagaaaaatctttgtgacctagGCCTAAGCAATGAATATCTTAGATGTGATCCTAAAAGCACagcccataaaaaaaaaagttggggcttccctggtggcgcagtggttgagagtccgcctgccgatgcaggggacacgggttcctgccacagtccgggaagatgccacatgctgcggagcggctgggcccgtgagccatggctgctgagcctgcgcgtccggagcctgtgctccacaacaggagaggccacagcagtgacaggcccgcgtaccacaaaaaaaaaaaagtatcattaaaaaaaacataagccacacactaggagaaaatatttccagatcacatatctgataaaaaggcttgtattcagaatataaaaagaacgcTTAAAATTCAATCATAAggagaacttctgctgccagtgtccttgtccccgcgatgagccacagccacccactgcctctgcaggagaccctacAACACCAGCAGGATATCGAATCCCTAACAGGAGGGCAGACTGGTTCTAAGGGGGCTGATCGAccgccgtgtggctgacagggtcttggtgctccggttGGGTggcaggcctgagcctctgaagtgggagagccgaattcaggacactggaccaccagagacctcccggccccaagTAATATGAATCAGTGAGAGcgctccaagagatctccatctcaatgctaagacccagctcaactcaacgaccagcaagcacCAGTGCTGAACACCCCATGCCAaccaactaacaagacaggaacacaaccccacccattagcagagaggctgcctaaaatcatagtaagttcacagacaccccaaaacacaccactggacacagtcctgcccaccagaaagacaagatccagcctcatccaccagaacacaggcaccaatcccctccaccagaaagcttacataacccactgaaccaaccttacccaccaggggcagacaccaaaaacgatgggaactatgaacgtgcagcctgcgaaaaggagaccccaaacacagtaagctaagcaaacTGAGGAGacacagaaatatgcagcagatgaagaagcaaagtaaaaacccaccagaccaaacaaatgaagagtaaataggcagtctacctgaaaaagaattcagactaatgatagtaaagatgatccaaaatcttggagatagaatggagaaaatacaagaaacgtttaacaaggacctagaagaactaaagagcaaacaaacagtaatgaacaacacaataatgaaattaaaaattctctacaaggaatcaacagcagaataactgaggcagaagaacggataagtgacctggaagataaaatagtggaaataactactgcagagcagaataaagaaaaaagaatagaggatagtcacagagacctctgggacaacattaaatgcaccaacattcaaattataggagtcccagaagaagagaaaaagaaagggtctgagaaaatatttgaaaagattatagttgaaaatttccctaatatggaaataaaaggaaataagtcGAGGATacgcacagagtcccatacaggataaatccaaggagaaacacgccaagatacatattaataaaactatcaaaaattaaataaaaagaaaaaatattaaaagcagcaagaaaaaaaaaacatacaagggaatccccataaggttaacagcagatctttcagcagaaactctgcaagccagaagggagtggcaagacatatttaaagtgatgaaagggaaaaacctacaaccaagattacccagaaaggatctcattcagatttgacagagaaattaaaacctttacagacaagcaaaagctaacagaattcagcatcaccaaacgagctttacaacaaatgttaaaggaacttctctaggcaggaaacagagaaggaaaggacctacaataacaaatccaaaacaattaagaaaatggaaataggaacatacatatcgataattaccttaaatgtaaatggattaaatgctccaaccaaaagacataggctgaatggatacaaaaccaagacccatatttatgctgtcaacaagagacccacttcagacctagggacacatacagacagaaagtaaggggatggaaaaagatattccatgcaaatggaaatcaaaagaaagttgaagtagcaattctcatatcagacaaaacagactttaaaataaaaactactacaagagacaaagaaggacactacataatgatcaatggatcgatccaagaagaagatataacaattgtaaatatttatgcacccaacataggagcacctcaacacctAAGGTAAATTCTAAcggccataaaagaggaaattgacaggaagacagtcatagtaggggactttaacaccccactttcaccaacagacagatcatccaaaataaaaataaataaggaaacacatgctttaaattatacattaaacaagatggacttgagtgatatttatagaacattccatccaaaaacaacagaatacactttcttctcaagtgctcatggaacattctccaggatagataatatcttgggtcacaaatcacaccttggtaaatttaagaaaatcgaaatcatatcaagtaccttttctgaccaaaTGCTAtaggactagatatcaattacaggacaaaatctttaaaacatacaaacacatggaggctaaacaatacgttacttaataaccaagagatcactgaagaaatcaaagaggaaatccaaaagtacctagaaacaaatgacaatgtggacacgacaacccaaaacctataggatgcagcaaaagcagttctaagagggaagtttatagcaatacaattctacctcaagaaacaagaaacatctcaaacaaataacctaaccttacacctaaagcaattagagaaagaataacaaaaaaaacacccaaagttatcagaagggaagaaaccataaagatcagatgagcaataaatgaaaaagaaatgaaggacacaatagcaaagatcaataaaactaaaagctggttctttgagaagataaacaaaatagataaaccattagccagactcatcaagaaaaaagggagaagactcaaatcaacagaattagaaatgaaaaaggagaactaacaactgacaccacagaaatacacaggatcatgagagattactacaaacaactatacgccaataaaatggacaacctgaaagaaatggacaaattcttagaaaagcacaaccttccgagactgaaccaggaagaaatagaaaatataaacggaccactcacaagcactgaaattgaaactgtgattaaaaaccttccaacaaacaaaagcccaggaccagatggcttcacaggcgaattttatcaaacatttagagaagagctaacacctatccttctcaaactcttccaaaatatagcagagggaggaatgctccccagctcattctatgaggtcaccatcaccctgataccaaaaccagacaaagatgtcacagaaaaagaaagctacaggccaatatcactgacgaacatagatgcaaatatcctcaacaaaatactagcaaacagaatccaacagcacattaaaaggatcatacaccatgatcaagtggggtttattccaggaatgcaaggattcttcattatatgtgaatcaatcaatgtgatacaccacagtaacaaatcgaaggataaaaaccatatgataatctcaatagatgcagaaaaagctttcaacaaaattcaacaccatttatgataaaatctctccagaaagtaggcatagagggaacttacctcaacataataaaggccagatatgacaaacccacagccaacacagtcctcaatggtgaaaactgaaaccatttccactaagatcaggaacgagacaaggttgcccactctcaccactattattcaacattgctttggaagttttaaccacagcaatctgagaagaaaaagaaataaaaggaatccaaattggaaaagaagtaaagctttcactgtatgcagatgacatgatactatacacagagaatcctaaagatgctaccagaaaactagtagagctaatcaatgaatttggtaaagtagcaggatacaaaattaatgcacataaatctcttgcattcctatacactaatgatgaaaactctgaaagagtaattaaggaaacactcccatttaccattgcaacaaaaagaataaaatacctaggaataaacctacctaagaatacaaaagacctgtatgcaaaaaactgtaagacactcatgaaagaaattaaagatgataccaacagattgagagatagaccatgttcttggattggaagaatcaacattgtgaaaatgactatactacccaaagcaatctacagattcaatggaatccctatcaaactaccactggcatttttaagagaactagaacaaaaaatttcacaatttgtagggagacacaaaggaccccgaatagccaaagcaatcttgagaaagaaaaacggagctggaggaatcaggctcccagacttcagactacactacaaaggtacactaaccaagacagtatggtactggcacaaaaacagaaatacagatcaatggaacaagatagaaagcccagagataaacacatgcacatatggtcaccttatctttgataaagaaggcaagaatatacaatgaggaaaagacagcctcttcaaaaagtggtgctgggaaaactggacagctacacgtaagagaatgaaattagaactctccctaacaccatacacaaaaataaactcaaaatggattaaacacctaaatgtaagggagacactataaaactcttagaggaaaacacagcagaacactctatgacatcaatcacagcaagatccttttcgacccacttcctagagaaatggaaataaaaaccaaaaaaatgggatctaagaaacttaaaagcttttgcacagcaaagtaagaCACAAACAAGAcgcaaagacaaccctcagaatgggagaaaatattttcaaacaaagcaactgacaaagtattaacctccaaaatatacaagcagctcatgcagctcaatatcaaaaaaacagacaacccaatccaaaaatgggcagaagacctaagtagacatttcttcaaagaagatatacagactgccaacaaacacatgaaaagatgctcaacatcactaatcattagagaaatgcaaatcaaaactacaatgaggtatcacttcacaccagtaagaatggccatcattaaaaaatctacaaacaacaaatgctggagagggtgtggagataagggaaccctcttgcactgttggtgggaatgtaaactgatacagccagtatggagaacagtattgaggttccttaaaaaactaaaaataggactaccatatgacccagcaatcccactgctgggcgtataccctgagaaaaccataattcagaaagagtcatgtaccacaatgttcactgcaactctatttacaatagtcagcatgtggaagcaacctaagtgtccatcgacagatgaatggataaagaagatgtggcacatacatacaatggaatattactcagccataaagagatatgaaattgagttgtttgtagtgaggtggatggacccagagtctgtcacagagagtgaagtaagtcagaaagagaaaagcaaatactgtaagttaacacatatatatggaatctaaaaaaaaaaaaaaggttctgatgaacatagggacaggacaggaataaagacgcagacgtagagaatggacttgaggacacagggagggagaagagtaagctgagacgaagtgaagagtagcactgacatatatacactaccaaatgtaaaatagatagtgggaagcagccgcatagcacagggagatcagctgggttctttgtgaccacctagaggggtgggatagggagggtgggagggagacgcaagagggaggagatatggggatatatgtatatgtatagctgattcactttgttatacagcagaaactaagacaccattgtaaagcaattatactccaataaagatgttaaaaaaattcaatcataagaagacaacccaatttagatcaaaaaaagatctgaatagatacTTCAGCAAAGGTAAGTGAATGACTAATACACACattaaagatgctcaacatcattagtcattagagacacgcaaattaaaatcacaattagATACCACTCCACACCTATCTCAAGTAGATAAACTTTAAGAAACAGTTGACTGGAAGGTGAGAATCTAGAAACTGTCTTAAAATTATCTTTGCTGACAGACTCATTGGAAAGCTTCTGTGTATCTCCAGTAGTACACACACCATGTTTAAGACCACTTGTATGAGAAAACAAGAATTTGGTGACTTAAAAAATATCTGGTTTCAGGATTTGATGATTAGAAAGGTGTCAAGCATGAATGAGGCtgatttggaattaaaaaaatgtcGGGCTGGGAAAGGAGCTaacaggaaggagagaagagaggaagaggaatgaGAACTCTTGGTAGAGTTCTCATCCATCATCATCGTTCTGATAGTCCCTAGCACTGGCAAATAGAGTAAGATATCCTCAGGCAACAcccatgattttttcttttttaatcatctGGTTGACTCCCACACAGGCTCCAGGCCCTAGCCCACAATGACTAAAATGTACCATTCCCAGGCAAGTCTCCACATCTCCTCTTCAGACACTCACATCGACAAATCACTCTGCTGCAACTGGTGCAAAGCAGAGAACTGCACCAAGCAAAATTCACCTTCATTTTTGCCCTACATCACAACCTAATGTACCCAAATTACAGTATTTGTGACactgtaataataattattggTTTACGTGCCTTGCCTCTTCCGCCTCCCATTAGAGATTGTGCCTTCTTTAATGATGGAGACATTTTTTACTCATCTCAAGATCTTCAGCACCAGTACAGTACCTGATATACAGTACAGTCAATAAATGTTCAGAGAATGGAAGACTGATATAAACTACAGATATAAACTCTAGCCATATAGTTTGAATGTCTTTGTCTACAaaagacctttttttaaaaaaaaacaaaaacatattgtGGGAAGCAAATGTATTGTAAaactagtttttttctttcttaggagAGGCTCTAATCTGTAATTAAGAATCTGATATGTTATTATATAACTAATCACCTTTTACATAAAATCTTAGGAAAATGACTATATAAAAGAAATGTAATGAGGAAACCAATGGACTAGACAGAAGCTAGGTAACCTAATTCTGGCTAGTACCAGTGACTCTGGATATGTTTTCTGgctttcagtttcctcatgtgtaaagtgaaaaaattaaagaacaatctCTAAGTACCCTTCAAATGTTAATATTCTAAGGATCTTTAATCCATGAGTGTTTCATTAATGAACAATAAGAAGGCAGGAGGCATGTCACATGCTGAGTATTCCTAATATTCTGGTTCTTCTTGCTAGAAAGCAAGTGAAATTATCCTGTCAATATTCATTCAGTACTTCAATTCCAGGAACAAAATTAAGTAAGTGCCCCACCATCTACTTCTGAAATCAGGAACTTGACCTTTCAATTCTAATAATTCAACTCTTGAAGCAAGCATTTAATCACATATCATAGGCACTGACATAATAAACAAACTGTAAGCTTACCTGCCAGGAAACTGCTCCCAAAATTGCTGTTGCAAGAAGACTAAAAAAAACTAACTGCTCTGAAATTAAGCAAAAGTGGCGCATCCCTTTGGATGCCATGATTCGATCTAGGTTATTGTTATCTACCCTGTGAGTAAAATATACTTTATGGCAGTCATTTAATTTGGAATGGAATCCCcaaagagttaaaagaaaaataatatggcAAATCATCCAGAATATTCCAAAAATGGAAAAGCCTGGTATTACAAAATACCAGAGATGAGTGTCTCTAAGTTTAAatgctgaaagaatgaaaaatgtaagCTCAATCATCCCAGTGAAAACAACAGAAAGTCTTCTGCAAATTCTTCCACGGTACAAATAGGGTTTCCACCTTTCAGTCACTGAAAGTCCACTAAAATAAATGTCAAGGAAAGGATCAGTTATCAGGCAAATAAAAAAACATGCAAAAGCAACTGGATTTTGGGGAGTTTCCAATGCGGAGAAAAACAGCAAGACTGCAAAAATAACTAAGTTTGGAATAGCTAGAAAAGACTTCATTCTCAGGTCAATAATCAGCATGGCCAAAGCTACAACAAGTAAAATGACACTCAGAGACTTTTCCACCAACATAGTTGTGCTGGCAATGGCAAATCCAACAAGTTCCAGAAATTCAACTGTGGTTAGTAAGGTGGGTCGATGACGAACATAACCAGAAATTCTCTCCACCAAAGAGCATAGTATCCTTAATACTATGGAAGTTAGAAGCAAATATTTGGTTGATTCTTCTTTCACatcatttttaaaggatgaattaTCAAGAAAACACAGGAGGCCAAGCAAGAATCCAAACCAAAGATTGGATAGACTTAAACTTGCTGCTtccattgaaaaataataatagagtaTGCTGGCAATTCCAAGAACAAAAAGACCAAgaataaaaattaccaaaattaagGAATTTGCTGTTTTTTCCCATCTTACATAAAGACCTAAGCATATAGCAACCAGTAGATTAATTCTGGCTAAATAGCCAAGATAACGCACTGAAGAATGCATGTTCACTTCTCTGTTTACTTCTTCCAGTCTTGTCATTGCTAAATAGAGACAATGACTAAAGCAATAACGCAGTGATTTACACATTAATCTGTCAATCTGGGCTTTCTCCCCACGTTACAAAAATTAACTGCTTGTATTTCATCCAGCAAATCCAATGTTTCTGTAACTCCTACTTCAGCATTTTCTCTGGTGGAATTTGTTTGTAGTgatctaaaaagaagaaaaaatatttcgttgttaattttatgtaatttgcCTTTCACATGTATCTTCCTTATACAAAATAATGAATAAGTGAGAAATAAAGTTTGTTCTGAAACCCAGCTTAAAATGTGACTTGTGTGTATCTTAATGGTAATTGTCTCTGGCTTAAAAACTCTGCAGTTTATCCAAAcaaaaatggagatttttttctaCTCATCCTATGCTAGGATTGTATGACTAAGTCACCATCAATGAAACTGTTTTTCCAGAGATGGTGAGGAATTCACATAATTCATTTTTACTCCAATATGTGGTTTTTCAACAACATGCAAAGATGAGATATTCAACTTAGCTTAGATGTAGCAGATGCGTCTGGCACAATGGAAAGCTACTCAATTCTTAAATGAAACAAGGGACCTCATCATTACCTCTAATTTGAAAAGCATCAGTATCCAATAATAGCAACCATTACTACCTGCCTAAAATCATCTACATCTTTTTACCAGTCACCTCTAAAATGCGATGAAATCTTAATCTAACAGTGTTTAACTAATAAACTTATTAGAAGTTTAACTGTATTAAAGTTACTCAGTCACTAAAGTTGATCCATAATTCTCCCTGTACTTTTTCCTCTACTAAATTACTTTGATTATCAAACCTACAATCTTTGTAGCAAACCAATTCTGGACCTTTCTAGTCAAAACTGTAAAGTTGGAATGCTGACCAATATTTATTGtaaggtaaatttttaaaactataa encodes:
- the TMEM168 gene encoding transmembrane protein 168 isoform X1, with the protein product MCKSLRYCFSHCLYLAMTRLEEVNREVNMHSSVRYLGYLARINLLVAICLGLYVRWEKTANSLILVIFILGLFVLGIASILYYYFSMEAASLSLSNLWFGFLLGLLCFLDNSSFKNDVKEESTKYLLLTSIVLRILCSLVERISGYVRHRPTLLTTVEFLELVGFAIASTTMLVEKSLSVILLVVALAMLIIDLRMKSFLAIPNLVIFAVLLFFSALETPQNPVAFACFFICLITDPFLDIYFSGLSVTERWKPYLYRGRICRRLSVVFTGMIELTFFILSAFKLRDTHLWYFVIPGFSIFGIFWMICHIIFLLTLWGFHSKLNDCHKVYFTHRVDNNNLDRIMASKGMRHFCLISEQLVFFSLLATAILGAVSWQPTNGIFLSMFLIVLPLESMAHGLFHELGNCLGGTSVGYAIVIPTNFCSPDGQPTLLPPEHVQELNLRSTGMLNAIQRFFAYHMIETYGCDYSTSGLSFDTLHSKLKAFLELRTVDGPRHDTYVLYYSGHTHGTGEWALAGGDILRLDTLLEWWREKNGSFCSRLIIILDSENSTPWVKEVRKINDQYIAVQGAEMTKTIDIEEADPPQLGDFTKDWVEYNCNSTNNICWTEKGRTVKAVYGVSKRWSDYTLHLPTGSDVAKHWMLYFPRITYPLVHLANWLCGLNLFWICKTCFRCLKRLKMNWFLPTVLDTGQGFKLVKS